From one Candidatus Methylomirabilota bacterium genomic stretch:
- the ffh gene encoding signal recognition particle protein, whose protein sequence is MFEALTQRLEAIFDRLRGAGRLSEENIHEALREVRVALLEADVNFRVAKSFVERVREQAVGQEVLRSLTPGQQVIKVVHAELVLLLGEATHRLSMAPRPPTVMMVLGLQGSGKTTTVAKLGRHYQREGFRPLLVAADVYRPAAIEQLRVLGRELGLPVHGAEGQQPVVLCREALELAAGQGLNPVLLDTAGRLHIDEGMVEELRVLRREVKPHHALLVVDAMTGQDAVTMAARFNAEVGYDGVILTKLDGDARGGAALSIRSVTGKPIVFCGVGERVDALEPFHPERMASRILGMGDVLSLVEKAQATVDAAKAEDLARKIREDSFTLEDFADQLRQLQKMGPLGELMDMVPFFKGVKLEAGEIDAESRQLRKFEAIINSMTPEERRAPAIVNGDRRTRIARGSGTTVQDVNRLLKQFAQMRKMMKGLKGMHGRAGLKQLRRALPFLES, encoded by the coding sequence GACACAGCGCCTCGAAGCGATCTTCGACCGCCTCCGCGGAGCCGGGCGTCTCTCCGAGGAGAACATCCACGAGGCGCTCCGGGAGGTGCGGGTCGCCCTGCTCGAGGCGGACGTCAACTTCCGCGTGGCCAAGTCGTTCGTCGAGCGGGTCCGCGAGCAGGCCGTGGGCCAGGAGGTGCTGCGCAGCCTGACCCCGGGCCAGCAGGTGATCAAGGTCGTGCACGCGGAGCTGGTCCTCCTCCTGGGAGAGGCCACGCATCGGCTGAGCATGGCCCCGCGCCCGCCGACCGTGATGATGGTCCTGGGCCTTCAGGGCTCCGGCAAGACGACGACGGTGGCGAAGCTCGGGCGGCACTACCAGCGGGAGGGCTTCCGCCCGCTGCTGGTGGCCGCCGACGTGTATCGGCCGGCCGCGATCGAGCAGCTTCGGGTCCTCGGACGGGAGCTCGGCCTGCCCGTGCACGGGGCCGAGGGGCAACAGCCGGTCGTGCTCTGCCGGGAGGCCCTCGAGCTGGCCGCCGGCCAGGGGCTCAACCCGGTGCTGCTCGACACCGCGGGACGCCTCCACATCGACGAGGGCATGGTCGAGGAGCTCCGGGTGCTGCGCCGGGAGGTCAAGCCGCACCACGCGCTGCTGGTGGTCGACGCCATGACCGGCCAGGACGCGGTGACGATGGCGGCGCGGTTCAACGCCGAGGTGGGCTACGACGGCGTGATCCTCACCAAGCTCGACGGCGACGCCCGGGGCGGCGCCGCTTTGTCGATCCGGTCCGTCACCGGCAAGCCGATCGTGTTCTGCGGCGTCGGCGAGCGGGTGGACGCGCTGGAGCCGTTCCACCCGGAGCGGATGGCCTCCCGCATCCTGGGCATGGGGGATGTCCTCTCCCTCGTCGAGAAGGCGCAGGCGACGGTCGACGCCGCCAAGGCTGAAGACCTGGCCCGGAAGATCCGCGAGGACAGCTTCACGCTCGAGGACTTCGCCGATCAGCTCCGGCAGCTTCAGAAGATGGGGCCGCTCGGCGAGCTCATGGACATGGTGCCCTTCTTCAAGGGCGTCAAGCTCGAGGCGGGGGAGATCGACGCCGAGAGCCGGCAGCTCCGGAAGTTCGAGGCCATCATCAACTCGATGACGCCCGAGGAGCGGCGGGCGCCGGCGATCGTCAACGGCGACCGGCGGACGCGGATCGCGCGGGGAAGCGGAACGACCGTGCAGGACGTGAATCGGCTACTCAAGCAATTCGCGCAGATGCGGAAGATGATGAAGGGGCTCAAGGGGATGCACGGGCGGGCCGGCCTCAAGCAGCTGCGGCGGGCCCTTCCGTTCCTCGAGTCGTAA
- the rpsP gene encoding 30S ribosomal protein S16, which translates to MAARIRLRRTGTTKRPAYRVVVADNRTPRDGRFIELIGYYNPLANPPVIRIDAEKAAAWLKKGALPSNTVRHLLARAGVRAG; encoded by the coding sequence ATGGCGGCTCGAATTCGGCTACGACGGACCGGCACGACGAAGCGGCCGGCCTACCGCGTGGTGGTGGCGGACAACCGCACGCCCCGCGATGGCCGCTTCATCGAGTTGATCGGCTACTACAATCCGCTGGCCAATCCGCCGGTGATTCGGATCGACGCGGAGAAGGCGGCAGCGTGGCTCAAGAAGGGGGCGCTCCCCTCCAACACCGTGCGCCATCTGCTGGCCCGGGCG